The following are from one region of the Methanooceanicella nereidis genome:
- a CDS encoding MTH865 family protein, giving the protein MVEKSAMIGREPHAPAELEEIEDLKIRIVNQLRDAEVQFPIRNKDELKGIYPKGTPHTCMFKGKEISIHEFIDMLDDSDFPVKNAGDAATLLTSKCMVVK; this is encoded by the coding sequence ATGGTTGAGAAAAGCGCGATGATTGGAAGAGAGCCGCATGCTCCGGCAGAACTTGAAGAGATCGAGGACTTAAAGATCAGGATAGTGAATCAGCTAAGGGATGCGGAGGTCCAGTTCCCGATCAGGAACAAGGATGAACTGAAGGGCATTTACCCTAAGGGCACGCCGCATACCTGTATGTTCAAAGGTAAAGAGATCTCCATCCATGAGTTCATAGATATGCTCGATGACAGCGACTTCCCGGTAAAGAATGCTGGCGACGCCGCTACACTGCTGACCAGCAAGTGTATGGTAGTTAAATAA
- the truD gene encoding tRNA pseudouridine(13) synthase TruD: MRQSEFELERLMGIEAYLTDEDGIGGDLRVNVDDFKVNEISDIKAGKTGDHLIVRVKKENWETHHLIRDLSRQLGISEGRIGIAGTKDKRAVTTQLMSISGISEEELNNVNLPRLELTPVGRSGKNIGLGDLFGNEFDITIRNIGLTGTEINERLASITSKINAGGGVPNYFGYQRFGIKRPVTHLVGKMLVKGDIEGAAMTYIARSFPWENEENRQIRDVVMDTRDFKEGVKLYPLNLRYERTMMHHLIEHPGDYIGAFRSLSPKLLKLFVHAYQSYLFNKVLSRRIIKGISIVVPVVGDVVCFVNDRMEPDTSRTDVVTRKNMPDIMYLLKRKRAFITLPLIGRDTKFDEGEIGEIEKNVLDEEGITTDDFVAGQIPELTSAGLRREVLLKVTPSFTAQDGLADIRFFLPKGCYATTVLREYMKSDPERMD, from the coding sequence GTGAGGCAGAGTGAATTCGAGCTTGAGCGGCTCATGGGCATTGAGGCATACCTCACGGATGAAGATGGTATCGGCGGAGACCTGAGAGTTAACGTTGATGACTTTAAGGTAAACGAGATATCTGACATCAAGGCGGGCAAAACCGGGGATCACCTCATCGTCAGGGTTAAAAAAGAGAACTGGGAGACGCATCATCTGATCCGCGACCTGTCAAGGCAGCTTGGCATAAGCGAAGGAAGGATCGGCATAGCCGGGACCAAGGACAAGAGGGCAGTGACGACCCAGTTGATGAGCATAAGCGGTATCTCCGAGGAAGAACTTAATAATGTAAATTTGCCGCGCTTAGAGCTGACCCCTGTCGGCCGGTCCGGGAAGAACATCGGTCTCGGGGACCTTTTCGGCAATGAGTTTGACATTACGATAAGGAATATCGGGCTCACGGGTACGGAAATCAACGAAAGGCTCGCATCCATAACTTCTAAAATCAACGCCGGGGGCGGTGTCCCGAATTATTTTGGCTATCAGCGCTTTGGCATTAAACGTCCCGTCACTCATCTGGTCGGCAAAATGCTTGTAAAGGGCGACATAGAGGGCGCTGCAATGACATATATCGCGCGATCTTTCCCCTGGGAAAACGAGGAGAATCGACAGATAAGGGATGTAGTGATGGATACGCGGGACTTTAAGGAAGGCGTTAAGCTATATCCTCTTAACCTGAGATACGAACGCACCATGATGCATCACCTGATAGAGCATCCCGGTGATTATATCGGGGCTTTCAGGTCGCTATCCCCTAAACTTTTAAAGCTTTTTGTGCATGCGTATCAGTCATATCTCTTTAATAAAGTGTTGAGCAGGCGGATAATCAAGGGCATATCTATTGTAGTTCCTGTCGTAGGGGATGTCGTATGTTTCGTCAACGACCGGATGGAGCCGGATACGTCAAGGACTGATGTGGTCACTCGTAAAAATATGCCCGACATCATGTACCTGTTGAAACGAAAGAGGGCGTTCATCACTTTGCCTCTGATCGGAAGGGACACAAAGTTCGATGAGGGCGAAATAGGTGAGATCGAGAAGAACGTCCTTGACGAGGAAGGCATAACTACGGATGATTTTGTGGCCGGGCAGATACCCGAACTGACGTCGGCAGGGCTAAGACGTGAGGTGCTGTTAAAGGTGACGCCGTCGTTCACGGCCCAGGATGGCCTGGCAGACATCCGGTTTTTCCTGCCTAAGGGTTGCTATGCGACCACCGTGTTGCGGGAGTATATGAAGTCGGACCCGGAAAGGATGGACTGA
- the pth2 gene encoding peptidyl-tRNA hydrolase Pth2: MTEYKQCILVREDLKLPKGKMAVQVAHAALSSSEWARPSVLEEWKREGQKKIVLKVNSVEELFRYKEEARRMDIPTALIQDAGLTCVPPGTITALGMGPAESIKLDKIVGHLKLM, encoded by the coding sequence ATGACGGAGTATAAACAATGCATACTGGTCAGGGAAGACCTGAAGCTGCCAAAAGGCAAGATGGCTGTCCAGGTGGCTCACGCGGCCTTATCCTCTTCTGAGTGGGCGAGGCCATCGGTTCTCGAGGAGTGGAAGCGCGAAGGCCAAAAAAAGATCGTGCTGAAGGTAAATTCCGTGGAAGAGCTTTTCCGGTATAAGGAAGAGGCTCGCAGGATGGACATCCCGACCGCGCTCATACAGGACGCAGGATTGACGTGCGTGCCGCCCGGCACCATAACCGCGCTCGGAATGGGGCCTGCGGAATCTATCAAGCTTGATAAGATCGTCGGCCATTTAAAACTGATGTGA
- a CDS encoding NAD(P)/FAD-dependent oxidoreductase, with the protein MEYDVVVVGAGPVGSMAAKYAAKNGARTLLIEEHNAIGSPVSCTGHISTRALEECELAEGPFINKKIRGAFVYAPNNRSVVIDGRRTMTYVIERKIFDREMARSAASAGAEILLKTSARSVKKTREGTILYASGEGGDLEIKTKIVIGADGVKSKIAKYAGLGRVPHICSGVQVEASYEPRDPEYVEIFTGRKYVPNYFAWCVPTSGDCCRIGLLTDTDAHMYLNRLITEHGIVSKKARSSVDMIVGGVPVGTLKKTVTDGVMIVGDAAGHVKPVSYGGIFTGARCAKIAGEVAAKAAAEGNVGEQRLMEYEKRWKAEIGREFMFGMKFRDIYRRMSDDDINEAVAMLDDEEILETITRYGDIDRPSILARELFRMSGNKRLWQFMKLFARVIF; encoded by the coding sequence ATGGAATATGACGTAGTCGTTGTAGGTGCGGGCCCCGTGGGGTCGATGGCGGCCAAATATGCTGCAAAGAACGGCGCAAGGACCCTGCTGATCGAGGAACATAACGCGATAGGATCACCCGTATCATGCACAGGCCATATCAGCACCAGGGCTCTCGAAGAGTGTGAACTGGCCGAAGGCCCGTTCATCAACAAAAAAATAAGAGGCGCGTTCGTTTATGCCCCGAATAACAGGTCAGTGGTGATCGATGGCCGCCGAACGATGACATATGTGATAGAAAGAAAGATCTTCGACAGGGAGATGGCTAGGAGCGCTGCATCAGCCGGAGCCGAGATACTATTGAAGACAAGCGCCAGGTCCGTCAAAAAGACACGTGAAGGGACTATCCTTTATGCCAGCGGCGAAGGAGGGGACCTCGAGATTAAAACAAAGATCGTTATAGGGGCCGATGGCGTTAAAAGCAAGATAGCAAAATATGCAGGATTGGGGCGAGTGCCGCATATTTGTTCCGGGGTCCAGGTCGAGGCGAGCTATGAGCCCAGAGATCCGGAATATGTGGAGATATTTACGGGACGGAAGTATGTCCCCAACTATTTTGCGTGGTGCGTCCCTACATCGGGAGATTGCTGCAGGATCGGCCTGCTGACCGATACGGATGCTCATATGTACCTTAACAGGTTAATAACCGAACACGGTATCGTCTCGAAAAAAGCAAGGTCTTCCGTAGACATGATCGTCGGGGGAGTTCCTGTGGGAACGCTTAAGAAAACGGTGACTGACGGAGTTATGATCGTAGGGGATGCGGCAGGGCATGTCAAGCCAGTATCATATGGCGGAATATTTACAGGGGCCAGATGCGCGAAAATCGCCGGAGAGGTGGCCGCGAAAGCCGCCGCGGAAGGCAATGTCGGCGAGCAAAGGCTTATGGAATATGAAAAACGCTGGAAGGCCGAGATCGGCCGCGAGTTCATGTTCGGCATGAAATTCCGGGACATATACAGAAGAATGAGCGACGATGACATCAACGAGGCCGTAGCCATGCTCGATGATGAGGAGATACTCGAAACCATCACGAGATACGGCGACATTGACAGGCCGTCCATACTCGCGCGGGAGCTTTTCAGGATGTCCGGGAACAAGAGACTGTGGCAGTTCATGAAATTATTCGCCCGTGTCATCTTTTGA
- a CDS encoding methanogen output domain 1-containing protein: MDKKQDDNEYDRCMIAEQIIENLPFPVIAIGLDKSIIYLNGKAKNMIAGRDLPCYESLLKNTAPCIDCPMDNGYFDKNHDQKTLYMKSDSPGHIFRSISPLYADGKLEGVIEQIAEMTASAHIGVEKSDVSVIQKKQSEMKDIFMSIIPVLTRKVCQGDRNLVIKDIGDRVEAYMESVIMENMPDDRTRLACVCEIFNEMGGNFTAVNREDHIEISGTVCPWGDDAVNNPILCNITKMIFSRSLYKEKLHVDLVESIGNRDDRCLLRAYRKL; the protein is encoded by the coding sequence ATGGATAAAAAACAAGATGATAATGAATATGACAGATGCATGATCGCGGAGCAGATAATTGAAAATCTCCCGTTTCCGGTCATAGCTATCGGCCTGGACAAGAGTATCATATACTTGAACGGCAAGGCAAAAAACATGATAGCAGGGCGGGACCTCCCATGCTATGAATCGCTTCTAAAAAATACGGCCCCGTGTATTGATTGCCCGATGGATAACGGATATTTTGATAAAAACCATGATCAAAAGACATTATACATGAAAAGTGATAGCCCGGGACATATTTTTAGGTCAATTTCTCCATTATATGCTGACGGGAAGCTCGAAGGAGTCATCGAGCAGATCGCTGAAATGACAGCTTCGGCACACATCGGGGTCGAAAAGAGCGATGTCAGTGTCATACAAAAGAAGCAAAGCGAGATGAAAGACATTTTCATGAGCATTATACCTGTGTTGACGCGAAAGGTGTGCCAGGGAGATAGAAACCTTGTCATTAAAGATATAGGGGACAGGGTCGAGGCATACATGGAGTCCGTGATCATGGAAAACATGCCGGATGACCGGACAAGATTAGCATGCGTCTGTGAAATTTTCAATGAGATGGGAGGGAACTTCACTGCGGTCAACAGGGAGGACCACATAGAGATATCAGGCACAGTATGCCCCTGGGGCGACGATGCAGTTAACAATCCGATATTATGCAACATAACTAAGATGATATTCTCTCGCTCGTTATACAAAGAAAAGTTACATGTCGACCTTGTGGAGTCGATAGGCAACAGAGATGACAGATGCCTTTTAAGGGCATATAGAAAGTTATGA
- a CDS encoding DUF3795 domain-containing protein yields MSGTNDRSLVGKCGIYCGSCPIYRSYKDRDDKTAFELSFATRCTIDQVRCEGCGSDDRFVLSQGCFYRKCAVEKGLAACAECGDYPCEKLSWFYDDGIAKEKEASNNSNRMRETSIDAWLEEADDRWRCKNCDSPVSIGIKKCHKCGLPVQ; encoded by the coding sequence ATGTCAGGCACTAATGATAGATCATTGGTCGGCAAGTGCGGGATCTATTGCGGCAGTTGCCCCATCTATAGGTCGTATAAGGACAGGGATGATAAGACGGCTTTTGAATTATCGTTCGCGACAAGATGCACGATAGACCAGGTAAGATGCGAAGGCTGCGGATCAGATGACAGATTCGTGCTGAGCCAAGGATGTTTCTACAGAAAATGCGCTGTGGAAAAAGGTTTGGCAGCGTGCGCGGAATGCGGCGATTACCCGTGTGAGAAGCTATCGTGGTTCTATGATGACGGCATAGCGAAAGAGAAGGAAGCCTCAAATAATTCGAACCGCATGAGGGAGACATCTATCGATGCATGGCTGGAAGAAGCGGATGATAGATGGCGATGCAAAAATTGTGACAGCCCTGTATCCATAGGAATTAAAAAATGCCATAAGTGCGGCCTGCCGGTTCAATGA
- a CDS encoding tRNA (guanine(10)-N(2))-dimethyltransferase: MTSVKEGKVTIEMGEDVFYNPRMEMNRDINVACITALPEVSSYVDAMAASGIRGIRVKKEVPRHIDVTVNDLEVSAYELIMANARNNGVSVNASNMGANTLLSSTQFDFVDIDPFGTPSPYIDSVCRSAKKVMGITATDTAPLCGAHLRSGMRKYEAYPLKTEYHSEMGVRVLLGKVARELAKYDRAFKPYLCHATEHYVRLYLGVEYGVVSADRMLDEVGFIVHCFKCLNRYSIKGLAVQAPERCPVCGSKVQIGGPMWLGRTRDREFVSNVIEIMEKGEFKKKERAIRMLGIIREETEVPTFFDQHRICKDLKATPTDINTLVEALKAEGFSASRTHYSGTGFKTDAPINVVKSIITKFS, translated from the coding sequence ATGACGTCGGTCAAAGAGGGTAAGGTCACTATCGAGATGGGAGAGGACGTTTTTTATAATCCCCGTATGGAAATGAACAGGGATATTAACGTAGCATGCATAACGGCCTTACCGGAAGTCTCGTCATACGTGGACGCGATGGCGGCCTCGGGCATACGAGGCATAAGAGTAAAGAAGGAAGTCCCCCGGCACATTGATGTGACTGTGAACGACCTTGAGGTATCGGCTTACGAGCTTATAATGGCTAACGCCCGGAACAATGGCGTTAGCGTGAACGCTTCAAACATGGGAGCGAACACGCTGCTTTCATCGACACAGTTTGATTTTGTCGACATCGACCCGTTCGGAACTCCCTCGCCGTATATAGATTCTGTCTGTAGATCGGCAAAAAAGGTGATGGGAATAACGGCAACGGACACTGCGCCGCTTTGCGGGGCTCATCTAAGGTCCGGTATGAGAAAATACGAGGCGTATCCGCTGAAAACGGAGTATCACTCCGAGATGGGCGTAAGGGTATTGCTGGGAAAAGTTGCCCGTGAGCTGGCGAAATATGACCGGGCTTTTAAGCCCTATCTATGCCATGCTACGGAGCATTATGTCAGGCTCTATCTTGGCGTTGAGTACGGCGTTGTCAGCGCGGACAGGATGCTGGATGAAGTGGGCTTCATAGTCCACTGTTTTAAATGCCTTAACAGGTATAGTATCAAAGGCCTTGCGGTACAAGCGCCTGAAAGATGCCCCGTATGCGGTAGTAAAGTCCAGATAGGCGGACCCATGTGGCTGGGCAGGACCAGGGACAGGGAATTCGTCAGCAATGTGATAGAGATAATGGAAAAAGGGGAATTCAAGAAAAAAGAGCGCGCGATACGGATGCTGGGGATCATCAGGGAAGAGACGGAGGTCCCGACGTTCTTTGACCAGCACAGGATATGCAAAGACCTTAAAGCTACGCCTACGGACATCAATACGCTGGTCGAAGCGCTGAAGGCAGAAGGATTTAGCGCTTCAAGAACGCATTATTCGGGCACGGGATTTAAGACTGATGCCCCAATAAATGTCGTTAAATCCATAATTACCAAATTTTCATAA